One halophilic archaeon DL31 genomic region harbors:
- a CDS encoding hypothetical protein (KEGG: hla:Hlac_3196 hypothetical protein) yields the protein MVDTSWFDDLPEDFEESVRIDRDEQDHRQRAIRSYHMTADSRRFIEDFVDRMLGQSDDMRTGSNYWLYGYYGSGKSHLLTVLDGLLDTDWLDGQQDAVWSDLVQISGDSEFEQLGDHWRTIHDEYYVIPISVNLLKYQGQKQRSFSEIVLRHAHQDADLTGVDDGISEGLSSQLDVAYFEKWFRTTDAWSDRQARAEAALDGVTTEASDYEWQSDGLWKDIQKYGALADVVLPKLFEEVNETRDGYTDLQPSDIDPEEVVGRLEELRTEREEELGKPVKLVLLLDEVSLFIGTDFERLTELQTLAENVDDIGDGDIQLVATAQAKIEDVQPKFAAHGADFSIVKDRFPHRYQLPSKHVGDIAKRRLFEKSEKGDVAVREVLDEASVKPTESLVYNEIKQNTKPPLDSIDDEELVEFYPFLPYHAPLFLEILFNLRQEASDPAKSIFSGTARAILALMHNLLQTWVDEGEADQVITLVEFYELVKPELREILTQDMRVIEGSEANRGIADEVEDGDLEEFDLDVAKAVLLLQHVHDIVPLNEGNIAVSVMSDLNGRSWISTQNRVEESLGRLQKFIRPMADETGARYRFATQEERIIYDDTEANEDDPDWDAVLQGLDEHLWGRITQDLSLPESVPYDDSGDEYPVTYGFGLDGTDFETTVDADGGLDVTIEVHGVRPDHTSESDAEETLYWSIDTDGLDDLRKHLVKWWALRDAIATHNAPPAVELDLDRRANAVRSKLVSAMQSGSYTVKDRTDISGLSTAVQTAVGVGYPDDFHPMMLQVTEDRLQELAELSTEDPLPAWAHTIQVPSSDPSASQGKKSIQRNVMALTGRQLKDRDDGLNMNTVLDGITSKKPFYDEARPALYAIIWGFCREGRLVPVDEDGNTLENSVVLDQDRLSTTRLKLLPREPIGKLLEAGGFKKTTETVTDGLINLQEANQQLRSSLTGLQEDVQLVLDTDVYSSAVSGILEAFIEELTDRISTTTERLSVVRSQGDGLGDAIEQTNEVQDWFDEVRDVWNRRLASLYRFDVQLTAGNGRFEWADDDAQSEITAQRDALVDFDGSWWTTDGWKAFVADTTSGLGTELQRSWEAYLDQQGISEFVDRIADHPWVIPAPELPTGVQVAMEREYITPLRELRRWHETVDGAIASLSSDDEDALLSAADDFADVEPLSETVEYDVDELEGRLDRLTEIVGDRGPDEIDQIGVLPDDRQNIDRRLERLVESRELDIDVTDSGVIIR from the coding sequence ATGGTCGACACGAGCTGGTTCGACGACCTTCCGGAGGATTTCGAGGAGTCCGTCCGTATCGACCGCGACGAGCAAGATCACCGCCAACGGGCGATTCGGTCCTATCATATGACCGCCGACTCCCGCCGATTTATCGAGGACTTCGTCGACCGCATGCTGGGCCAGTCAGACGACATGCGAACGGGATCAAACTACTGGCTCTATGGCTACTACGGAAGTGGGAAGAGCCACCTGCTGACCGTCCTCGATGGGCTGCTGGACACCGACTGGCTCGATGGACAACAGGACGCCGTCTGGTCAGATCTGGTCCAGATCTCCGGGGACAGCGAGTTCGAGCAACTCGGCGACCACTGGCGAACGATTCACGACGAGTACTACGTCATCCCGATCTCGGTCAACCTTCTGAAGTACCAGGGCCAAAAGCAGCGTAGCTTCAGCGAAATTGTTCTCAGACACGCCCATCAGGACGCAGATTTGACCGGCGTCGACGATGGCATCTCCGAAGGGCTGTCATCTCAGCTTGATGTTGCCTACTTCGAGAAGTGGTTTCGGACGACGGATGCATGGTCTGATCGGCAGGCTCGTGCTGAAGCTGCTCTCGATGGCGTGACAACTGAAGCCAGCGACTACGAGTGGCAATCAGACGGCCTCTGGAAAGACATCCAGAAATATGGTGCGTTGGCAGATGTCGTGCTTCCCAAGCTCTTCGAGGAGGTCAACGAGACTCGCGATGGGTATACAGATCTGCAGCCGTCCGACATCGACCCAGAGGAAGTAGTGGGTAGGCTGGAGGAGTTACGAACTGAGCGGGAGGAAGAGCTGGGGAAACCAGTCAAGCTCGTGTTGCTCCTTGATGAGGTGAGTCTCTTCATCGGAACTGACTTCGAGCGACTGACCGAGCTTCAGACACTCGCCGAGAACGTCGACGACATCGGCGATGGCGACATTCAGTTGGTCGCGACTGCACAGGCGAAGATCGAAGACGTTCAACCGAAATTCGCCGCACACGGCGCGGACTTCAGCATCGTCAAGGATCGCTTCCCGCACCGTTACCAGCTTCCGAGTAAGCACGTCGGAGATATCGCCAAGCGGCGACTCTTCGAGAAATCTGAAAAGGGGGATGTAGCCGTTCGAGAGGTACTTGACGAAGCATCGGTGAAGCCGACCGAATCGCTGGTCTACAACGAGATCAAGCAGAACACGAAACCACCGCTCGACAGTATCGACGACGAGGAGCTCGTCGAGTTCTATCCGTTCCTCCCGTACCACGCTCCGCTGTTCCTCGAGATACTGTTCAATCTTCGTCAGGAGGCAAGTGACCCGGCGAAGTCAATTTTCTCGGGCACAGCACGGGCGATTCTCGCGCTCATGCACAACCTCCTCCAGACGTGGGTAGATGAGGGGGAGGCCGACCAGGTCATCACACTCGTGGAGTTCTACGAGTTGGTCAAGCCGGAGCTCCGAGAGATACTCACGCAGGATATGCGAGTCATCGAAGGCTCGGAGGCGAACCGAGGAATCGCAGACGAAGTCGAGGACGGTGATCTTGAGGAGTTCGATCTCGACGTTGCAAAAGCCGTGCTGCTGCTCCAGCACGTCCACGACATCGTCCCGCTCAACGAGGGGAATATTGCGGTTTCAGTGATGTCGGATCTCAACGGACGCTCTTGGATCAGTACGCAGAATCGAGTCGAGGAATCGCTCGGTCGTCTCCAGAAGTTCATCCGACCGATGGCGGACGAGACGGGGGCGCGGTACCGATTTGCGACGCAGGAAGAACGAATTATCTACGACGATACGGAGGCGAACGAAGATGACCCTGACTGGGATGCCGTTCTGCAAGGGCTGGACGAGCATCTCTGGGGACGGATTACGCAGGATCTCTCGCTCCCGGAGTCGGTTCCCTACGATGACTCTGGCGACGAGTATCCCGTCACGTACGGGTTCGGCCTTGACGGCACTGACTTCGAGACTACCGTCGATGCTGACGGCGGACTGGACGTGACAATCGAAGTGCACGGTGTTCGACCAGACCATACTTCCGAGAGCGATGCTGAGGAGACGCTCTACTGGTCGATTGACACGGACGGGCTGGATGACCTCCGAAAGCATCTCGTCAAATGGTGGGCACTCCGTGACGCGATCGCGACACACAACGCACCGCCTGCTGTCGAACTCGACCTCGACCGACGAGCCAACGCTGTCCGGAGCAAGCTCGTCAGTGCGATGCAGAGTGGGTCGTACACAGTGAAAGACCGAACAGACATCAGTGGGCTCTCTACAGCCGTCCAGACCGCCGTCGGCGTGGGGTATCCCGACGACTTCCACCCAATGATGTTGCAGGTGACCGAGGATCGCCTGCAGGAGTTGGCGGAGCTCTCGACAGAGGATCCACTCCCTGCGTGGGCGCACACGATTCAGGTGCCATCGTCTGACCCATCTGCAAGCCAGGGGAAGAAGTCGATTCAGCGTAACGTGATGGCTCTCACGGGTCGGCAGCTGAAAGACCGTGATGACGGCCTCAATATGAATACCGTTCTCGACGGAATCACCTCGAAGAAGCCGTTCTATGACGAAGCCCGTCCCGCACTCTATGCAATCATCTGGGGCTTCTGTCGGGAGGGCCGGTTAGTCCCAGTTGACGAAGACGGAAACACACTGGAAAATTCGGTTGTCCTCGACCAGGACCGACTCTCGACGACGAGGTTGAAACTGCTTCCCCGCGAGCCTATCGGGAAGCTCCTCGAAGCGGGTGGTTTCAAGAAGACGACAGAAACCGTCACAGATGGGCTCATCAACCTTCAGGAAGCGAACCAGCAGCTCCGGTCCTCGCTTACTGGACTCCAGGAAGACGTCCAGTTGGTTCTCGATACCGACGTTTACTCGAGTGCTGTCTCCGGAATCCTCGAAGCCTTTATCGAGGAGCTGACCGACCGAATCTCGACAACCACCGAGCGACTATCCGTAGTGAGATCACAGGGTGACGGCCTCGGGGACGCAATCGAACAGACGAACGAGGTACAAGACTGGTTCGACGAAGTGAGAGACGTCTGGAATCGCCGACTCGCCTCACTTTATCGGTTCGACGTACAACTCACGGCGGGTAACGGACGATTCGAGTGGGCCGACGACGATGCACAATCGGAAATCACCGCCCAACGCGATGCCCTCGTGGACTTCGATGGGAGCTGGTGGACGACAGACGGCTGGAAAGCGTTCGTCGCAGACACGACATCGGGACTGGGTACAGAGCTCCAGCGCTCCTGGGAGGCGTATCTCGACCAGCAGGGAATTTCTGAATTCGTCGATCGAATTGCCGACCATCCGTGGGTGATACCGGCACCGGAACTCCCAACGGGAGTACAGGTGGCGATGGAGCGCGAGTACATCACACCGCTACGCGAGTTGCGGCGGTGGCACGAGACGGTCGATGGAGCGATTGCGTCGCTCTCTTCGGATGACGAAGACGCGCTTCTGTCGGCTGCTGACGACTTCGCAGACGTCGAGCCACTCTCCGAGACCGTCGAATACGACGTAGACGAACTGGAGGGTAGACTCGACCGACTCACCGAGATCGTCGGTGATCGTGGGCCGGACGAGATCGATCAGATCGGCGTGCTTCCGGACGATCGGCAGAACATCGACCGACGGCTCGAGCGCCTCGTCGAGAGTCGAGAGCTGGACATCGATGTGACGGACTCGGGGGTGATCATCCGATGA
- a CDS encoding hypothetical protein (KEGG: hla:Hlac_3195 hypothetical protein): protein MTDSPYRAFKEKLCTFADGQAGIRNPFVIVAVEPAIEHRTVDRLSGWATGSDEPPVIDEDISIQPIWLDELLPQTKVYNLCVALGSETSPERIEGTMQDRLAEELVQEMIENEIDEEHLKQQSHVVLLLNVGSLYPFTRASELFDELDRRNVRSTIGIPYPGDDVGGKLSFFDGDSRHYYPAHQIPGPITERHLQQ from the coding sequence ATGACCGACTCACCGTACCGCGCGTTCAAGGAGAAGCTCTGTACGTTCGCCGACGGTCAGGCCGGTATCCGGAACCCGTTCGTTATTGTGGCCGTCGAACCCGCTATCGAACATCGAACTGTTGACCGACTCAGTGGTTGGGCGACAGGGTCCGACGAGCCACCAGTCATCGATGAAGACATCTCTATCCAACCGATCTGGCTCGACGAACTGCTTCCGCAGACCAAGGTGTATAATCTGTGCGTTGCCCTCGGGAGCGAGACGAGCCCGGAACGCATCGAGGGCACGATGCAGGACCGGCTCGCCGAAGAGCTCGTCCAAGAGATGATCGAGAACGAGATCGACGAAGAGCATCTGAAACAACAAAGCCACGTTGTCCTGCTCCTCAATGTCGGGAGTCTCTACCCGTTTACACGTGCCTCTGAACTCTTCGACGAACTCGACCGCCGGAACGTCAGATCGACCATCGGGATTCCGTATCCTGGCGATGACGTCGGCGGGAAGTTAAGCTTCTTCGACGGAGACTCACGACATTACTACCCGGCGCACCAGATTCCGGGTCCGATTACAGAGAGACACCTCCAACAATGA
- a CDS encoding PilT protein domain protein (PFAM: PilT protein, N-terminal~KEGG: hla:Hlac_3193 PilT protein domain protein) — MPRALIDTTVLFAAAYTRDSSHDAALPMLRGIDDGTLPEAVVLDYVLAETLNGLTTHAGHDAAVDLLDRIEENARFHIDSLNTDAFATGKALFRQHEPLSFVDACIIAYMQTEGLGYLYAFDDDFDAAEDVYRLDTATNPYDPN, encoded by the coding sequence ATGCCTCGTGCACTCATCGATACGACGGTCCTCTTTGCAGCCGCATACACGCGGGATAGTTCGCACGACGCTGCACTCCCGATGCTCCGGGGCATCGACGATGGCACGCTTCCGGAGGCAGTTGTCCTTGACTACGTACTCGCCGAAACGCTCAACGGCCTCACGACCCACGCCGGCCACGACGCAGCCGTCGATCTCCTCGATCGAATCGAAGAAAACGCCCGCTTCCATATCGACTCACTCAACACCGACGCCTTCGCGACGGGGAAAGCCCTATTCCGCCAACACGAACCCCTCTCCTTCGTCGATGCCTGCATTATCGCGTATATGCAAACCGAGGGGCTCGGCTATCTGTATGCATTCGACGATGACTTCGACGCAGCCGAGGACGTCTATCGGCTCGACACAGCGACGAATCCCTACGATCCAAACTAG
- a CDS encoding hypothetical protein (KEGG: hla:Hlac_3194 hypothetical protein): MSISNLFHSDPTRQLEEVQKVNARERAETDVAEFYETKSAERVLTELGDVIETHPGEAARFLYLHATFGSGKTHLLKLIGLVADTESEFAHLGTELAEQWPGFDNLAQSIESSHVERLKPVFLNLLDRDASKEPPLPFLIFEAIGRELGYPTDPNWLLEWAWTVDMEYDGVWDALQTTEHDGQTFEDVLEERASLRRWLYEALPALSETTGTELDSRDGVKASIERAEAEVDPESFDPAELVERVETVTAALNEEGPHTELLLGLDEVALFVGDSRHRYREFEETMEALQHGPNPVVVTTGQYSLPDTRESLIGKPSEDHWTHQQVPLEGADTEIIVRKRWLQKDSAGSSRVSSLISSMPDLSLEAYSPVGSADPDPVESYPFREYDLTLLRKVMQELITQGRATERDYIQGRALLVLVRSLFTKFGWADAEEGALVTWDELFDLLVEETTYVPLWVQEMLDNTLIPTFDGDEDAWEVCVSKALYLLNQTPAVPATPDNLGRLMLDDVNASVDQRVEETQSALNTLVDKRKVLTETNDQGDEVYTLVSEEQESVLSRAQTKAERISPHQLSAWLETRLREGDDFFRSDSSLHEAGVGDKRLVPLRYEYSILDPVGRAPTTEYDAVRIRVLADDPDTVSDQVETWQNVNDGRDGGEHILIAIDVPEPTLDRIRNAIGMGQVLEEETESHEELEREHRTDKRRLESSVSDLLENAAVHTVHDYRGERPSVLDEVVEDQVQAVFGSTRKVLSRPLVEVDDAKGLAKFFRGSGDWPLADSDAVMLGVDTSSTEIADTGWCRAFIDTYESQTAVDVETLLQQTRTANGDYRGTPQESIAALLITLATSNEKVALKQDTDYVTDPTAIGRHVRTKGGLTSLQVRFGVDTVNPKEIRKVVSTVLGHDPDGSDPDAWVAELASWVENNSVLVKRTFKGVSREFDVSLDALEGVLEPAYSGGDTTTSELVEDSVQSEAETFADARKLFAVDGGAKALWEQFTDTLDLLEELYPSATITSRMQTTAESGSVPTKTTVSSRLADATGHRVDELTSQYRRVTGERCDVSDPEEICVVLTEWIRENESVVQALLDDATATFDGISLDDLEAVFEMAWNDGEIGEGELVAAAVRQQAEAYEKVRDLLGGEKNPWEQLQSAYDGLQAEQPDSPTTESVETVLGSSRLPSIQRVRQLIEEAKNPKLPGADDDAWAELQRVAEELRRELPNADVTDDVTAAVDADDRPTDERATELLGEAEKLLSRIRAVRDALDDVDEGSIVLIEE, from the coding sequence ATGAGTATCAGCAATCTATTCCACAGCGACCCAACCCGACAGCTCGAGGAAGTCCAGAAGGTCAATGCCCGTGAACGGGCAGAGACCGACGTCGCAGAATTCTACGAGACGAAGAGTGCAGAGCGTGTCCTCACCGAACTCGGTGACGTCATCGAGACACATCCCGGAGAGGCCGCTCGCTTCCTCTATCTCCACGCGACCTTCGGATCGGGGAAAACACACCTGCTGAAGCTCATCGGTCTCGTCGCCGATACCGAGTCCGAGTTCGCCCACTTGGGTACCGAACTCGCCGAACAGTGGCCTGGGTTCGACAACCTCGCCCAGTCGATCGAGTCGTCACACGTCGAGCGTCTCAAACCAGTGTTCCTGAATCTCCTCGATCGGGACGCCTCGAAGGAACCACCGCTTCCGTTCCTCATCTTCGAGGCGATTGGACGCGAACTCGGCTATCCGACCGATCCCAACTGGCTGCTTGAGTGGGCATGGACCGTTGATATGGAGTACGACGGGGTCTGGGATGCGCTCCAGACCACCGAGCACGACGGGCAAACGTTCGAGGACGTGCTCGAAGAGCGTGCTTCGCTGCGGCGGTGGCTCTACGAAGCACTCCCAGCACTGTCGGAGACGACAGGGACCGAGCTTGACAGTCGTGACGGCGTGAAAGCGTCCATCGAGCGAGCCGAAGCAGAGGTCGACCCCGAATCGTTCGACCCTGCTGAGTTGGTCGAACGTGTCGAGACCGTGACTGCAGCACTCAATGAAGAAGGACCGCACACCGAACTCCTGCTGGGACTCGACGAGGTTGCGCTGTTCGTCGGTGACAGTCGGCATCGCTATCGCGAGTTCGAGGAGACGATGGAAGCGCTCCAGCACGGCCCGAACCCGGTCGTCGTGACCACTGGCCAGTACTCGCTTCCAGACACACGTGAGAGCCTCATCGGCAAACCCTCCGAGGACCACTGGACACATCAGCAAGTGCCGCTCGAAGGTGCAGACACCGAAATCATCGTCCGGAAACGCTGGCTGCAGAAGGACAGTGCAGGCAGTTCTCGAGTCTCCTCGCTCATCTCGTCGATGCCAGATCTCTCGCTGGAGGCGTATTCACCAGTCGGGAGTGCAGACCCTGACCCAGTTGAGTCGTATCCGTTCCGCGAGTATGACTTGACGCTGTTGCGGAAGGTGATGCAGGAACTGATCACACAAGGCCGAGCGACCGAGCGTGACTACATCCAGGGTCGTGCGTTGCTTGTCCTGGTGCGGTCGCTGTTCACGAAGTTCGGCTGGGCCGATGCGGAGGAGGGAGCCCTCGTCACGTGGGACGAACTGTTCGACTTGCTCGTCGAGGAGACGACCTACGTACCGCTGTGGGTCCAGGAGATGCTCGACAACACGCTGATTCCGACTTTCGATGGGGACGAGGACGCGTGGGAGGTGTGTGTCTCGAAGGCGCTGTACCTGCTGAACCAGACGCCTGCAGTCCCGGCGACGCCGGATAACCTCGGGCGGCTGATGCTCGACGACGTGAACGCCTCAGTGGATCAGCGGGTCGAAGAAACCCAATCGGCGCTCAACACGCTCGTCGACAAGCGGAAGGTGCTCACAGAGACCAACGACCAGGGGGACGAGGTGTACACGCTGGTTTCCGAAGAGCAAGAGAGCGTGCTTAGTCGGGCACAGACGAAAGCCGAGCGGATATCCCCGCACCAGCTCTCTGCCTGGCTGGAGACGCGACTCCGGGAGGGCGACGATTTCTTCAGGAGCGACAGCAGTCTCCACGAGGCCGGTGTCGGCGACAAGCGACTCGTTCCGCTTCGCTACGAGTACTCGATTCTCGACCCGGTGGGCAGAGCACCGACCACGGAGTACGATGCCGTCCGAATTCGCGTCCTCGCCGATGACCCCGATACGGTTTCCGACCAGGTGGAGACGTGGCAGAACGTGAACGATGGGCGCGACGGTGGTGAACACATCCTCATCGCGATCGACGTCCCCGAACCGACGCTCGACAGAATTCGCAACGCCATCGGGATGGGACAGGTGCTGGAAGAGGAGACCGAGAGCCACGAGGAACTCGAACGGGAACACCGGACTGATAAACGCCGTTTGGAGTCCTCTGTGAGTGACCTCCTCGAGAACGCGGCCGTCCACACGGTCCACGACTATCGTGGCGAGCGACCGAGCGTCCTCGACGAAGTCGTCGAAGACCAGGTTCAAGCTGTCTTCGGTTCGACGCGGAAGGTACTCTCGCGACCGCTCGTCGAAGTCGACGACGCGAAGGGGCTGGCGAAATTCTTCCGGGGAAGTGGTGACTGGCCGCTTGCAGACAGTGACGCAGTGATGCTGGGTGTGGATACGTCGAGCACAGAGATTGCGGACACTGGGTGGTGTCGAGCGTTCATCGACACGTACGAGTCACAGACCGCAGTGGACGTCGAGACGCTGCTCCAGCAGACACGAACAGCGAATGGGGACTACCGAGGAACCCCGCAAGAATCGATCGCGGCGTTGCTCATCACGCTCGCGACGTCCAACGAGAAGGTTGCGCTCAAGCAGGATACCGACTACGTGACCGACCCGACGGCAATCGGTCGGCACGTACGGACGAAAGGGGGACTCACGTCACTGCAGGTTCGGTTCGGCGTCGATACAGTCAACCCCAAAGAGATTCGAAAGGTCGTGTCGACGGTCCTTGGCCACGATCCCGACGGTAGCGACCCTGACGCGTGGGTGGCCGAGCTTGCCTCGTGGGTCGAGAACAACAGCGTGCTGGTCAAGCGGACGTTCAAGGGCGTCTCCCGAGAGTTCGACGTCTCCCTGGACGCGCTGGAGGGCGTACTGGAACCGGCGTACAGCGGCGGTGACACCACCACATCGGAGCTGGTGGAGGACAGCGTCCAGTCCGAAGCGGAGACGTTCGCAGATGCACGCAAACTCTTTGCTGTCGACGGGGGAGCGAAGGCGCTCTGGGAACAGTTCACCGATACCCTCGATCTGCTGGAGGAACTCTACCCCAGTGCGACCATTACCTCACGGATGCAGACGACCGCGGAGAGTGGATCCGTACCGACAAAGACGACAGTGAGCTCACGGCTGGCGGATGCGACTGGACACCGCGTCGACGAACTCACGTCGCAGTACCGTCGGGTGACCGGAGAGAGGTGTGACGTCTCTGACCCCGAGGAAATCTGTGTGGTGCTGACCGAATGGATCCGCGAGAACGAGTCGGTGGTACAGGCTCTACTCGACGATGCCACCGCCACGTTCGACGGCATCTCGTTAGATGATCTCGAAGCGGTGTTCGAGATGGCGTGGAACGACGGCGAGATCGGTGAGGGTGAACTCGTTGCCGCCGCCGTGCGTCAGCAGGCCGAAGCGTACGAGAAGGTTCGAGACCTCCTTGGGGGCGAGAAAAACCCGTGGGAGCAGTTGCAGTCGGCATACGACGGTCTCCAGGCAGAGCAACCGGACTCACCGACGACGGAATCAGTTGAGACTGTGCTCGGCTCGTCGCGGCTCCCGTCGATTCAGCGTGTTCGGCAGCTGATCGAGGAAGCGAAGAATCCGAAACTGCCGGGGGCCGACGACGACGCGTGGGCAGAACTACAGCGCGTTGCCGAAGAGCTCAGGCGGGAGCTTCCGAACGCCGACGTTACCGATGACGTGACGGCGGCAGTCGACGCAGACGACCGGCCCACCGACGAGCGAGCGACAGAGCTTCTTGGCGAAGCAGAGAAACTGCTGAGTAGGATTCGTGCAGTCAGAGACGCTCTGGACGACGTTGACGAGGGAAGTATCGTGTTGATCGAGGAGTAG
- a CDS encoding hypothetical protein (KEGG: hla:Hlac_3192 hypothetical protein), with the protein MSSDRIDAESKVSGNQANIPARIRRELDIDDGDQLRWHLEDDGSIRVHVIQQQTGTFADFDGYAGEETTDVTSDHDAWGVDVE; encoded by the coding sequence ATGAGCAGCGACAGGATTGACGCCGAAAGCAAGGTATCTGGGAATCAAGCAAACATCCCCGCCCGAATACGGCGGGAGCTTGATATCGACGACGGTGATCAGCTCCGCTGGCATCTCGAAGACGACGGGAGCATCCGAGTTCACGTTATCCAACAGCAAACGGGCACGTTCGCCGACTTCGACGGCTACGCCGGTGAGGAGACGACCGATGTGACGAGCGACCACGACGCCTGGGGCGTCGACGTCGAGTAA